A single genomic interval of Dysidea avara chromosome 8, odDysAvar1.4, whole genome shotgun sequence harbors:
- the LOC136263506 gene encoding DNA replication complex GINS protein PSF2-like: MDPPQAEFLAENLPISISPNFSANEIFLISGDFGPFNPLQPVNVPLWLGINLKQRQKCRINPPEWLSVEQLDQLKSDEATSDLFTSLPSKHFFEMANLLLTNASDDIPDCDQVRMLVKDLADIRAAKLRRGIDEMISQQQIYATVTNLTSLEIINIRPFLTAALTHVSTLQSLAAQQRSD, translated from the exons ATGGACCCTCCCCAAGCAGAATTCCTGGCTGAGAATTTGCCGATTTCAATAAGTCCTAATTTTTCAGCAAACGAGATCTTTTTGATTTCG GGTGATTTTGGACCGTTCAACCCACTGCAGCCCGTCAACGTGCCGTTATGGCTGGGCATTAATTTGAAACAACGTCAGAAATGTCGAATAAACCCTCCTGAGTGGCTGAGCGTTG AACAACTTGACCAACTGAAATCAGATGAAGCCACATCTGACCTGTTTACTTCTCTACCATCAAAACATTTCTTTGAAATGGCCAACTTGTTACTAACCAA TGCTTCGGATGACATACCAGATTGTGATCAAGTCAGGATGTTAGTTAAAGATCTGGCTGATATCAGGGCTGCTAAGCTACGTCGTGGAATTGACGAAATGATCTCACAACAGCAAATATATGCTACA GTAACCAACCTAACCAGTTTGGAGATCATCAATATCAGACCATTCCTGACTGCCGCCCTGACTCATGTGAGCACGCTACAGTCCCTGGCAGCCCAACAAAGATCAGACTGA
- the LOC136263497 gene encoding septin-7-like, translating into MQTATEKAVPNYVGFANLPNQVFRKAVKRGFQFTLMVVGQTGLGKSTLINSLFLSDLYQDTAYPNPAMRIPKTTEIRSSTMHMMENGVHLELTVVDTPGFGDLVDNSACWKPILDHIDTKYDEYLNAESRVTRGAQLDDHRVHCCLYFITPSGHGLKQLDVAFMKQLHEKVNIVPVIAKADTFTPEECERFKATVMQEIRNYGIKIYQFPDAEGDEDDSQANRKLKERIPFAVVGSNNTVEAGSKKVRGRVYPWGVAEVDSLDHCDFVVLRNMLIRTHMQDLKDVTNNVHYENFRCKKLAGVVGPVAGGDAKAAAAPSRDPLAQFEMEKREHSMKMKKMEQEMEEVFEMKVVEKQQKLKDIELDLNRRKETMKRQLEQQSRDLTERRRQFEEDKRLFEKEYQEWMEKMESQPAPHDAKAGGKAGKKSRK; encoded by the exons ATGCAAACAGCGACG GAGAAAGCAGTACCAAATTATGTTGGTTTTGCCAACTTACCCAACCAAGTATTTCGTAAGGCAGTCAAGCGAGGTTTCCAGTTCACCTTAATGGTGGTTG GGCAAACTGGTTTGGGAAAATCAACATTAATCAACTCATTGTTCTTGAGCGATCTTTACCAGGACACAGCATATCCTAACCCTGCAATGAGAATCCCTAAAACTACTGAG ATACGGTCGTCAACGATGCATATGATGGAGAATGGTGTCCACTTGGAGTTGACTGTGGTGGATACTCCGGGCTTTGGAGATCTTGTTGATAATAGTGCATG CTGGAAGCCAATCTTAGACCATATTGATACTAAGTACGATGAGTATCTCAATGCTGAATCTCGTGTTACACGTGGAGCACAATTGGATGATCATCGTGTACACTGCTGTCTATATTTCATCACTCCTTCAGGACATGG CCTGAAGCAATTGGATGTTGCCTTCATGAAGCAGTTACATGAGAAGGTCAACATTGTTCCAGTGATTGCTAAGGCGGACACATTTACACCAGAGGAGTGTGAACGCTTTAAAGCCACA GTGATGCAAGAGATTCGTAACTATGGTATCAAGATCTATCAGTTTCCTGATGCTGAGGGTGATGAGGATGACTCTCAAGCTAACAGAAAACTAAAG GAGAGGATACCGTTTGCTGTTGTCGGTAGCAACAATACAGTTGAAGCTGGTAGTAAGAAAGTGCGGGGGCGTGTGTATCCGTGGGGTGTGGCAGAGGTAGATAGCCTTGACCACTGTGACTTTGTTGTGTTGCGGAACATGTTGATAAG GACACACATGCAAGACCTCAAAGATGTCACCAACAATGTTCACTATGAGAACTTTCGCTGTAAGAAGTTAGCCGGGGTAGTTGGACCTGTGGCAGGAGGAGACGCCAAGGCAGCTGCTGCTCCATCAAG GGACCCCCTGGCTCAGTTTGAGATGGAGAAGAGAGAACACAgtatgaagatgaagaagatggaACAAGAAATGGAGGAAGTGTTTGAGATGAAGGTGGTGGAGAAACAACAAAAACTGAAGGATATTGAGCTTGAT CTCAATCGTCGTAAGGAGACAATGAAGCGTCAGTTAGAGCAGCAGTCAAGGGACCTTACTGAACGAAGGAGACAATTTGAGGAGGACAAGAGATTATTTGAGAAAGAGTACCAAGAGTGGATGGAGAAGATGGAGTCTCAACCAGCACCACACGACGCCAAAGCAGG GGGAAAGGCTGGCAAGAAAAGTCGCAAGTGA